One Setaria italica strain Yugu1 chromosome II, Setaria_italica_v2.0, whole genome shotgun sequence DNA segment encodes these proteins:
- the LOC101767261 gene encoding uncharacterized protein LOC101767261: MGLSRRFLDLIVVNREHATRSLRRIDLKRLELFYPTPPPPPPAPTRRPTTTMESILHPDPNINSIVQFGAHSLMEILLPDPILKFGAHSLRGAGGPCDLACYPFGQRKVLTTDQAGRNLLYDASSRDVVVMPEFRKPKFPGCFSLFVPSGGGAGSLYLMVRCLREVKTFDFEVLFYGNGRKTSHCKLLPRPPFVLEPIHRDEYPEIRSYAVVGGGSHICVSVDGRGTYTLDTVSHTWDKVGNWMLPFHGKVEYVPEFKLWFGLSSDGRHLAAADLSTMDAHSPPQVAAGHSWEEFQRPVEWAERGLDIDQVGVQLVNLGSGRFCIARFFMNSLESEDCRLLCHLDRCGDGHGCPPQW, from the coding sequence ATGGGCCTCTCGCGGCGGTTTCTGGACCTGATCGTGGTAAACCGCGAGCATGCCACCAGATCGCTGCGCCGCATCGATCTGAAGCGCCTGGAACTCTTTTAtccaacgccgccgccaccaccaccagcaccaacCCGGCGGCCAACAACGACGATGGAGAGCATCCTGCATCCCGACCCGAACATTAACTCGATCGTGCAGTTCGGAGCCCACAGCTTGATGGAGATCCTGCTTCCCGACCCGATCTTGAAGTTCGGAGCCCACAGCTTGAGAGGTGCAGGCGGGCCGTGCGACTTAGCCTGTTACCCATTTGGGCAACGGAAGGTGCTCACCACGGACCAGGCCGGGCGCAACTTGCTCTACGACGCCAGCTCGCGCGACGTGGTGGTCATGCCCGAGTTCCGCAAGCCTAAGTTTCCTGGTTGCTTCTCGCTCTTCGTCCCTAGCGGAGGTGGTGCCGGAAGCCTATACCTCATGGTGAGGTGTCTCCGAGAGGTAAAGACGTTTGATTTCGAGGTCTTGTTCTACGGCAATGGCAGGAAGACCTCGCACTGCAAGCTCCTTCCGCGGCCGCCCTTCGTCCTTGAGCCCATCCATCGGGATGAATACCCCGAGATTCGTTCCTATGCTGTCGTCGGTGGTGGCTCTCACATCTGCGTATCCGTCGACGGCAGAGGCACCTACACCCTGGACACGGTGAGCCACACGTGGGACAAGGTCGGCAACTGGATGCTGCCCTTCCATGGCAAGGTCGAGTACGTACCCGAGTTCAAGCTCTGGTTCGGCCTCTCCAGCGATGGCCGGCACTTGGCTGCTGCTGACCTCTCCACCATGGACGCCCACTCCCCGCCACAGGTAGCTGCTGGCCACAGCTGGGAGGAGTTCCAGCGTCCGGTGGAATGGGCAGAACGAGGACTAGATATAGATCAAGTGGGTGTTCAACTAGTCAACCTGGGCTCAGGCAGGTTTTGTATCGCAAGGTTCTTCATGAACTCGCTGGAGAGCGAAGACTGTCGTCTACTTTGCCATCTTGACCGGTGTGGAGATGGACATGGGTGTCCGCCCCAGTGGTAA